From Aquila chrysaetos chrysaetos chromosome 3, bAquChr1.4, whole genome shotgun sequence, the proteins below share one genomic window:
- the ZNFX1 gene encoding NFX1-type zinc finger-containing protein 1 isoform X2 gives MAGAGQEPCSWQPRAGGRGRADHWDTGFIRRGANRTNNVSGQAAHLRESPQASNYTLLPGQREERLGGWIWRVPQSSKNKPRNQGGQANSGATGHWNKQENEGRRVRHQGGQAHERASGPWNEQENEGRGRGYHGGQAHERARGPYNEEENEGRGRRYQGGQTHERARGPWNEQENEGRGRKYQGGQAQEGARGLRNGQGNEGRGRRIQPQENPHFYQNPTPVGAQLSEQPQQVKRIGYKFLESLLQKDPSEVVITLASSSGLKELLSQMAMKPNFLQLVCQVLRKACSSRMDRQSVQQLLGVVKDSNFLKICLPQYVSDMMTEAVPAVRHQYPVHISNIISLLQDLVSIFPVSSVQKISILLTVLPASINALRTSGVDITEETEKNLNKVQMLVQHLQEKRREGTLRADNYTLMQPQTNGQEETYRTMTIYPTYNEVHFDEKPFLRPNNVTGRYESTSIYLDTHFRLLREDFVRPLREGILELLQSFEDKGLRKKKFDDIRIYFDTKIITPLCSPTGIVYKVQFDIKPLKFVRWQNSKRLLYGSLICMSKDHFETCLFATVSNRDNADLAHGIVQLCFNAQSQALLAEVQPSDSFLMVETAAYFEAYLHVLEGLQEIQEEDIPFQKYIVECDAQVKKPAYLTMDTAYNFAPLMEDPLSDEEIHPDGLRPQSVHVLDPKQWLSAETLRLDESQMQALSLALTKELAIIQGPPGTGKTYVGLKIVQALLTNKHVWQTTVQKSPILVVCYTNHALDQFLEGIYTFQKHGMVRVGGRSSSEVLKQFTLRELRKKCEFRHSLPMHLRRAYVNITSEMKQAEQELHEGAKHLECTTYGVLHERQLEACIAPHHWDSLMNGLDGEEFYYSASQHSMILEWLGLGVTVFTQDAAENIEAENPGGQQEREQEWEGEAEEELLEIPEEADLIQADRVIEDEEAAKPQGRKEEEHRAARGLARVLLAMKLEDQEEETAQPQQKTAEWEVTAAQRKKMKQKMKAELCKLSAMSELEAKAIQDLWQLDLNSRWRLYRLWLQTYQGFIRRQILRREQQYQAAAERLTELRLQEDFCILKEAQVVGMTTTGAAKYRQILQKVKPRIVIIEEAAEVLEAHTITTLSKACQHLILIGDHQQLRPSANVYDLAKNFNLEVSLFERLVKVNFPFVCLKYQHRMRPEIAQLLSPHIYQKLENHPSVLKYENIKGVLSNLFFVEHDFPEQEIQEGKSHQNPHEAQFVVELCKYFLCQDYLPSQITILTTYTGQLFCLRKLMPAKTFAGVKVHVVDKYQGEENDIILLSLVRSNKEERTGFLQIPNRICVALSRAKKGLYCIGNMRMLGKVPLWSKIIHTLREKGHIGRSLVLCCQNHPETKTLASTAADFSKVPEGGCSRPCEFRLSCGHVCTRACHPYDIEHKEYQCLKPCQKVLCADGHRCPRSCYEPCGPCMVIVEKTISKCGHLQMVPCFTPDSEFLCQEPCQKKLNCGHACNKFCGQECTKQCPELVTVMLKCGHNQQLKCWIAEEMKDKKPVECKTRCSVTLECGHVCSGSCHTCFEGRFHKPCNSPCKRFLVCSHKCQQPCTTECPPCQLECQNHCVHSRCKKKCGASCFPCAEPCEWRCQHYQCTNLCSEPCNRPRCNVPCANVLCCGHPCIGLCGEPCPKKCLVCDHEELTQIFFGFEEDPDARFVQLEDCGHVFESQGLDHYMDEDDDVIKLKVCPICQTPIRKNLRYGTIVKRRLDEIEKVKEKIQGPAQEIESSRQRLQAALMGNAVLQRNLPLKYLMLEDKLRASDLSTKSIGLIENQLNFYERVADLTNSLSKIDVSERKGLRKRLDEVQEWLDKPCLSFTGQELSDLQSEIQRLTYWLSLLARCKGASGTIAPVLAAEIASAREILEGTKKFTAEDEAAAKAALERLSAALPLSGLGISEAERVQIVRAIGCPRGHWFKCRNGHIYVIGDCGGAMERSTCPECHEVIGGTNHTLDSTNSLASEMDGATHAAWSETANNLLNFEELRRLL, from the exons ATGGCGGGTGCCGGGCAGGAGCCTTGCTCCTGGCAGCCCCGAGCCGGAGGGAGAG ggcGTGCAGATCATTGGGATACTGGCTTTATACGAAGAGGtgcaaacagaacaaataaTGTGTCGGGCCAGGCAGCTCACTTAAGGGAAAGCCCCCAAGCCAGTAATTATACTCTTCTACCTGGGCAAAGAGAGGAGAGACTTGGTGGTTGGATTTGGAGGGTTCCTCAATCAAGCAAGAATAAACCAAGAAACCAAGGTGGACAGGCCAACAGCGGAGCCACAGGACACTGGAACAAACAGGAGAATGAGGGAAGGAGAGTGAGGCATCAAGGTGGACAAGCACATGAGAGGGCCAGTGGACCCTGGAATGAGCAAGAAAATGAGGGTAGAGGAAGGGGGTATCACGGTGGACAAGCACATGAGAGGGCTAGAGGACCCTataatgaggaagaaaatgaaggtagGGGGAGGAGGTATCAAGGTGGACAAACACATGAGAGGGCCAGAGGACCCTGGAATGAGCAAGAAAATGAGGGTAGGGGAAGGAAGTATCAAGGTGGACAAGCCCAGGAAGGCGCTAGAGGGCTGAGGAATGGACAGGGTAATGAAGGTAGGGGAAGGAGGATACAACCTCAGGAGAATCCTCATTTCTACCAGAACCCTACCCCAGTTGGTGCCCAGCTCAGTGAGCAGCCTCAGCAAGTCAAAAGGATTGGCTATAAATTCCTAGAAAGTCTTCTCCAGAAAGACCCCTCAGAAGTTGTCATCACACTTGCTTCCAGTTCGGGTTTGAAGGAACTTCTTTCCCAAATGGCTATGAAACCCAATTTCCTTCAGCTTGTTTGCCAGGTGCTTCGAAAAGCATGCAGTTCCCGAATGGATAGACAGAGTGTCCAACAGCTTCTTGGAGTGGTGAAGGACTCCAACTTTCTCAAGATTTGTCTGCCACAGTATGTGTCTGACATGATGACAGAAGCAGTCCCTGCTGTACGTCATCAGTACCCTGTGCATATTAGCAACATTATTTCACTTCTTCAGGACCTGGTCAGTATTTTCCCAGTCAGCTCTGTGCAGAAAATCTCCATTCTCTTGACAGTCTTGCCAGCATCCATAAATGCCCTGAGAACTTCTGGTGTGGAcatcacagaagaaacagagaagaatcTAAATAAAGTCCAGATGCTTGTGCAGCATCTGCAGGAGAAGAGACGTGAAGGCACACTGAGGGCTGATAACTATACTCTTATGCAGCCTCAGACTAATGGTCAAGAAGAAACCTATCGTACAATGACCATTTATCCAACCTATAATGAGGTACACTTTGATGAGAAACCCTTTCTACGTCCCAATAATGTTACTGGAAGATATGAGAGCACCAGCATTTATCTTGACACCCATTTCCGGCTTTTGAGAGAAGATTTTGTAAGGCCTTTAAGGGAAGGTATTTTGGAGCTTTTGCAGAGCTTTGAGGACAAAggtttgagaaagaaaaaatttgatGATATCAGGATCTACTTTGACACAAAGATTATTACCCCTCTCTGTTCCCCAACTGGTATTGTTTACAAGGTCCAGTTTGACATAAAACCATTGAAGTTTGTACGATGGCAGAATTCAAAACGGTTGCTATATGGATCCCTGATCTGCATGTCCAAAGATCACTTTGAAACATGCCTTTTTGCCACTGTTTCTAATCGTGATAATGCAGATCTTGCCCATGGGATTGtgcagctttgttttaatgCACAGAGCCAGGCACTGCTGGCAGAGGTTCAGCCCTCAGACTCCTTCCTCATGGTAGAGACAGCTGCCTACTTTGAGGCCTATCTGCATGTGTTAGAAGGGTTACAGGAAATCCAGGAAGAAGATATCCCATTCCAGAAGTACATCGTGGAATGTGATGCACAGGTGAAGAAGCCAGCATACCTGACAATGGATACTGCCTACAACTTTGCACCCTTGATGGAAGATCCCCTGTCGGATGAAGAGATACACCCTGATGGTTTGAGACCGCAAAGTGTCCATGTTCTAGATCCCAAGCAGTGGCTTTCAGCGGAAACCTTGAGATTAGATGAGTCTCAGATGCAGGCGCTGAGTCTTGCACTCACTAAGGAGCTGGCTATTATCCAAGGACCTCCTGGGACTG GAAAGACTTACGTGGGTTTGAAGATTGTGCAGGCTCTCTTGACTAATAAGCATGTGTGGCAAACTACTGTCCAGAAGTCTCCTATCCTTGTAGTCTGCTACACTAACCATGCACTGGATCAGTTCTTGGAAG GAATATACACATTCCAAAAACATGGGATGGTGCGTGTTGGGGGCAGAAGTAGTAGTGAAGTCCTGAAGCAGTTCACCTTGAGGGAGCTGAGGAAGAAGTGTGAATTCCGACATAGCTTGCCAATGCATCTCCGCAGAGCCTATGTGAAT ATAACCAGTGAGATGAAACAGGCTGAGCAGGAGCTCCATGAAGGAGCAAAGCACTTGGAGTGCACAACATACGGAGTTCTGCATGAGCGCCAGTTGGAAGCATGCATTGCGCCCCATCACTGGGACAGTCTGATGAATGGTCTG GATGGTGAGGAGTTTTACTACAGTGCTTCACAACACTCAATGATTCTGGAGTGGCTGGGCCTTGGTGTAACTGTCTTCACCCAGGATGCTGCAGAGAATATAGAGGCTGAGAatccag GTggtcagcaggagagagagcaggagtGGGAAGGTGAAGCAGAAGAGGAGCTTTTGGAGATCCCAGAGGAGGCTGACCTGATTCAAGCTGACAGAGTGATTGAGGATGAGGAGGCAGCAAAGCctcagggaagaaaggaggaagagcacAGAGCTGCTCGTGGACTAGCCAGAGTGCTGTTGGCTATGAAGCTGGAGGAccaggaagaagaaacagcCCAACCACAACAGAAGACTGCAGAGTGGGAG gtaACTGCtgcccagaggaagaaaatgaaacagaagatgaaGGCTGAGCTCTGTAAACTGAGTGCAATGTCGGAGTTAGAGGCCAAGGCTATTCAGGATCTGTGGCAACTTGACCTGAACTCCCGCTGGAGGCTTTACAG GCTTTGGCTGCAGACCTATCAGGGGTTTATTCGACGGCAGATTCTGCGGCGTGAACAGCAGtatcaggcagcagcagaaaggctgACAGAACTGAGGCTGCAGGAAGATTTCTGCATTCTCAAGGAGGCCCAAGTTGTGGGGATGACAACTACAG GTGCTGCTAAATACCGTCAGATCTTGCAAAAAGTAAAGCCACGAATTGTCATTATAGAAGAGGCAGCAGAGGTGCTTGAGGCTCACACCATTACTACTCTGAGTAAAGCTTGCCAGCATCTCATCCTCATTGGAGATCACCAGCAG CTGCGGCCTAGTGCGAATGTATATGACCTGGCCAAGAATTTCAATCTGGAAGTCTCTCTCTTTGAACGGCTGGTGAAAGTCAATTTCCCCTTCGTCTGCCTGAAATACCAA CACCGCATGCGTCCTGAAATTGCCCAGCTTCTCAGTCCTCATATATACCAGAAGTTGGAGAACCATCCCTCTGTCCTGAAGTATGAGAACATAAAA GGGGTCTTATCTAACCTCTTCTTTGTGGAACATGACTTTCCTGAGCAAGAGATCCAGGAAGGGAAAAGCCACCAGAACCCACATGAGGCCCAGTTTGTAGTGGAACTGTGCAAATACTTCTTGTGTCAGGATTATCTACCTTCTCAGATCACCATTCTCACTACTTACACTGGACAGCTTTTCTGTCTGCGTAAGCTCATGCCAGCCAAGACCTTTGCAGGTGTGAAGGTTCATGTGGTAGATAAGTACCAGGGGGAGGAGAATGATATTATTCTGCTGTCTCTTGTGCGGAGCAACAAAGAGGAGAGAACTGGGTTCTTACAGATCCCTAATCGGATATGCGTAGCATTATCGAGAGCTAAGAAAGGGCTGTATTGTATTGGAAATATGAGAATGCTTGGCAAGGTTCCTCTCTGGAGCAAGATCATTCACACCCTTCGGGAGAAAGGTCACATTGGCCGCTCATTGGTGCTTTGCTGTCAAAACCACCCTGAAACCAAGACACTGGCATCTACAGCAGCAGACTTCAGCAAAGTCCCAGAAGGAGGCTGTAGTCGTCCCTGTGAATTTAGGCTGAGTTGCGGACATGTTTGCACAAGGGCATGTCACCCATATGACATAGAGCACAAAGAGTACCAGTGTCTGAAGCCTTGTCAAAAGGTGCTTTGTGCAGATGGGCACCGCTGTCCGCGGTCATGTTATGAGCCCTGTGGACCATGCATGGTGATAGTAGAGAAGACTATTTCTAAGTGTGGCCACCTGCAGATGGTGCCATGCTTTACTCCAGACAGTGAGTTTCTCTGCCAAGAACCTTGCCAGAAAAAGTTGAACTGCGGGCATGCATGCAACAAATTCTGTGGGCAGGAATGCACTAAGCAGTGTCCTGAACTGGTTACAGTCATGCTGAAATGTGGCCACAACCAGCAACTTAAATGCTGGATCGCTGAGGAGATGAAAGACAAGAAGCCTGTGGAATGTAAGACTCGGTGTTCTGTCACACTGGAGTGTGGACATGTGTGCTCAGGTTCCTGTCATACCTGCTTTGAAGGAAGGTTTCATAAGCCATGTAACAGCCCGTGCAAGCGCTTCTTGGTCTGCTCCCACAAGTGTCAGCAGCCTTGTACTACAGAATGCCCTCCCTGTCAGCTGGAATGTCAGAACCACTGTGTCCACAGCAGGTGTAAGAAGAAATGTGGAGCGAGCTGTTTTCCGTGTGCCGAGCCATGTGAGTGGCGGTGCCAGCACTACCAGTGTACCAATCTTTGCTCTGAACCATGCAATAGGCCTCGCTGCAATGTACCATGTGCTAACGTGCTGTGCTGTGGTCATCCTTGTATTGGATTGTGCGGAGAGCCTTGCCCAAAGAAGTGCCTTGTTTGTGACCATGAGGAACTCACCCAGATCTTTTTTGGCTTTGAGGAAGACCCAGACGCTCGATTTGTACAGCTTGAAGACTGTGGCCACGTCTTTGAGTCCCAAGGCCTTGACCATTATATGGATGAAGATGACGATGTCATCAAGCTGAAGGTATGCCCTATCTGTCAGACACCTATCAGAAAGAATTTGAGATATGGCACCATTGTGAAAAGACGGCTAGATGAGATAGAAAAGGTGAAAGAGAAAATCCAAGGCCCAGCACAGGAAATTGAGTCTAGTAGACAAAGACTGCAGGCTGCACTGATGGGGAATGCTGTTCTGCAGAGGAATCTACCCCTTAAGTACCTCATGCTAGAAGATAAACTCAGAGCTTCTGATCTCTCAACAAAGAGTATCGGACTAATTGAGAACCAGCTTAACTTCTACGAACGTGTAGCTGACCTAACCAATTCTCTGAGTAAAATTGATGTGAGTGAGAGGAAGGGGCTGAGAAAGCGGCTGGATGAAGTCCAGGAGTGGCTGGATAAGCCGTGCCTCAGTTTTACAGGACAGGAGCTCTCTGACCTGCAGTCTGAGATTCAGAGACTGACCTATTGGCTGAGCCTCTTGGCAAGGTGTAAAGGTGCAAGCGGGACAATCGCCCCAGTACTGGCTGCAGAGATTGCCAGCGCACGTGAGATCCTGGAAGGGACAAAGAAATTCACGGCGGAGGATGAGGCTGCGGCGAAGGCTGCCCTGGAGAGGCTCTCTGCGGCCTTGCCCCTGTCGGGGCTGGGGATCTCCGAAGCGGAGCGGGTGCAGATTGTCCGTGCTATTGGCTGTCCCCGCGGCCACTGGTTCAAGTGCAGAAATGGGCATATCTACGTGATTGGGGACTGCGGGGGGGCAATGGAGAGGAGCACGTGCCCTGAATGCCACGAGGTCATCGGGGGCACAAACCACACGCTGGACAGCACCAACAGCCTCGCCTCTGAGATGGATGGTGCGACCCACGCCGCCTGGTCCGAGACGGCCAACAACCTGCTCAACTTTGAGGAGCTCCGCCGCCTGCTGTAG